A stretch of the Theileria equi strain WA chromosome 1, complete sequence genome encodes the following:
- a CDS encoding signal peptide-containing protein (encoded by transcript BEWA_030240A) yields the protein MNAIVALISAVSVFAVSALHLDFTGDWAAHGGLVKGVHHGAKVAHFVAGGEVVDGLKCGAHFAWTAPAAVKEVLAFSHCKEGGLVLFHVSFANGAEAFFHVVGGVAEELAHRVWFGKLAKGVCKHAPALAGLPHHAVLADLEHVFA from the coding sequence ATGAACGCTATTGTTGCTTTGATCTCTGCTGTCAGCGTCTTCGCTGTCTCTGCTCTTCACCTTGACTTCACTGGTGATTGGGCTGCCCATGGCGGTCTCGTCAAGGGTGTCCACCATGGTGCCAAGGTTGCTCACTTTGTCGCCGGTGGTGAGGTTGTCGATGGTCTCAAGTGCGGTGCTCACTTTGCCTGGACTGCTCCAGCTGCTGTCAAGGAAGTCTTGGCCTTCTCTCACTGCAAGGAAGGTGGTCTTGTTTTGTTCCACGTTTCCTTCGCCAATGGCGCTGAGGCCTTCTTCCATGTCGTTGGTGGTGTTGCTGAGGAGCTTGCTCACCGTGTCTGGTTCGGAAAGCTCGCCAAGGGTGTCTGCAAGCATGCTCCAGCCCTTGCTGGCTTGCCACATCATGCTGTTTTGGCTGATTTGGAGCACGTCTTCGCCTAA
- a CDS encoding tetratricopeptide repeat domain containing protein (encoded by transcript BEWA_030250A), whose product MGQDIHGDRNAVAPGNSGVGSGLKSFSEGERMDLEGARSSILWHFESLLLYPSVKSPQEDLLVSLSGSSDPLKEELEDTLAAIAHVNAADVHRGVLALDGLLGGSVFLPEEGSLKASRGAKGDATQGGNEWLFRHFTEKITKHISKDLDGLEELHVLSALVLCLNIFARVNWLGPPLSVCLEADKCLSEKYARVAKDEEIDPDKLDTLEPNTSISAYGLDLLSKEFAERCILGSPDLKLTNLPDDHPLKGLIKAVIDDLAIDGEVVYSGVHGATYFYTAVILLSTLAREGKRLKSLGIWRSRIAFVWQKIIEDSVHNPCPTLFNASVLGLVEALKRSKVINEDFTINTCDAIIGENVQSDVLQKKENMDGLAPLIISENVVLKCSVTPNVAPHLLLELVQRLPFYNLSRLHDKISNLISKITGFEFEFTGELGIRRKYQQRQLPQLIVKTSSGAKNVPSEHSLQDVAPSNIQLNSLYDDNDILEAPKLENEQVQTLSPFEQVFLLSNGFNRFLTIPEGDELALQYIGAIVTKCLSSSDSKWLITSLALWLRCKTEYNRNKTVERATFQLHSLSENYLEPSPATGSRLEYFWLTNYPSCWDIKREIARRMCNIGSFLTAFEIYKQLHMWEDAIQCLIIADRKEDAKRLVKEQLEQNPTPQLYCFLGDVERNMKHYETAWKISGNRCARAQRSLGVMHFQSGDHQSAIKSLELALAINPMRESSQFLLGCCFLKTENLQGAINAFSRVVALNPESSDAWANMSTAHMNLKSMTSARLCIDQAIKHNPTKWQLWDILLRISVSSREVQSVCNCITKLLDLGKKSIIEPWMVAFLVEYDQKVQRDSTKRSIEATLKHVTTEITDSGEIWEIYCKYLSFNKNYETALEVTFKEYRSIESEIVSKLAVKKNDAESQREHDVSQLKRLTNCLGSMVTLLKRASLETRRKKRGDVISTLEAIKARVDARTPEVHQEFLKEINALIETAEVEDVICVYEDEVVNGAT is encoded by the exons ATGGGCCAAGATATCCACGGAGACCGGAACGCTGTAGCTCCAGGGAATTCTGGCGTTGGCTCGGGCCTGAAAAGTTTCAGCGAAGGTGAACGTATGGACTTGGAAGGCGCTCGATCGTCCATTCTATGGCATTTTGAATCCCTGCTGCTCTATCCGTCGGTAAAGTCGCCTCAGGAAGACCTGCTAGTCAGCCTCTCAGGCTCCAGTGACCCGCTGAAAGAAGAGCTTGAAGATACGCTCGCCGCTATAGCCCATGTGAACGCTGCAGACGTCCATAGAGGAGTTCTGGCCCTTGATGGGCTCCTGGGAGGATCGGTCTTTCTGCCGGAAGAAGGATCCCTCAAGGCATCTAGAGGTGCGAAAGGTGATGCAACACAAGGGGGGAATGAATGGCTATTCAGGCACTTTACGGAAAAGATAACCAAACACATCTCCAAAGACTTGGACGGCTTAGAGGAACTTCACGTTCTGAGTGCTCTTGTGCTTTGTCTGAACATTTTTGCGAGGGTCAACTGGCTTGGGCCGCCGCTCTCTGTTTGTCTAGAAGCCGACAAGTGTCTCTCTGAAAAGTATGCAAGAGTTGCAAAGGATGAGGAAATTGATCCAGACAAGTTGGATACACTAGAGCCAAACACTAGCATTTCGGCCTATGGACTAGACCTTCTCTCGAAGGAATTTGCCGAAAGGTGCATTCTGGGTTCACCTGATTTGAAACTTACAAATCTGCCGGATGATCACCCTCTCAAGGGTCTCATAAAGGCTGTGATTGACGATTTGGCCATAGATGGTGAAGTGGTATACTCCGGTGTGCACGGGGCAACGTATTTTTACACGGCCGTAATCCTGCTCTCTACACTAGCAAGGGAAGGGAAAAGGCTGAAATCACTGGGAATATGGCGTTCCAGAATCGCATTTGTATGGCAGAAGATTATTGAAGACTCTGTTCATAATCCATGTCCAACGTTGTTTAATGCCTCGGTACTTGGCCTTGTCGAGGCTTTAAAGAGGTCAAAGGTTATAAATGAAGATTTTACCATAAACACCTGCGACGCTATCATTGGCGAAAATGTGCAGAGTGACGTTTTACAAAAAAAGGAAAATATGGATGGACTTGCTCCATTGATAATATCAgaaaatgtagttttaaaATGCAGTGTTACTCCAAATGTAGCACCTCATCTTCTCTTGGAATTAGTACAAAGGCTACCATTTTATAATCTGAGTAGACTTCATGATAAAATCTCTAATttaatatccaaaattacCGGATTCGAATTTGAATTTACCGGAGAGCTAGGGATTAGACGCAAATACCAACAACGTCAATTACCTCAGCTAATTGTAAAGACGAGCAGTGGAGCTAAAAATGTTCCCTCAGAACACTCTTTACAAGATGTTGCACCAAGTAACATCCAACTGAACTCGCTTTATGACGATAATGATATACTAGAAGCACCAAAGTTGGAAAATGAACAGGTGCAGACCCTTTCGCCATTTGAACAGGTCTTTCTTCTCTCAAACGGATTCAATAGGTTCCTTACCATACCAGAAGGAGATGAACTTGCTCTTCAATATATAGGTGCAATTGTTACAAAGTGTCTATCCAGCTCAGACAGCAAGTGGTTGATCACCTCCTTGGCCTTGTGGCTTCGCTGCAAAACGGAGTATAATCGCAATAAAACTGTAGAAAGAGCAACGTTTCAACTTCATTCTCTCTCTGAAAATTATCTAGAGCCATCTCCTGCTACAGGATCTCgattggaatatttttggCTCACAAACTATCCATCGTGTTGGGACATTAAAAGGGAAATTGCCAGGAGAATGTGTAATATTGGCTCATTTTTGACAGCAtttgaaatttataaacagCTGCATATGTGGGAAGATGCTATTCAATGTCTAATTATCGCCGATCGCAAAGAGGATGCCAAGAGGTTGGTGAAGGAACAGTTGGAGCAAAATCCAACTCCACAGCTCTACTGCTTCTTGGGAGATGTGGAAAGGAATATGAAGCATTACGAAACCGCATGGAAGATTTCTGGAAATAGATGTGCAAGGGCTCAGAGATCTCTTGGGGTGATGCATTTTCAATCTGGAGACCATCAGTCGGCCATTAAATCTCTAGAACTTGCTCTTGCTATTAATCCAATGAGGGAATCCAGTCAGTTTCTATTGGGATGTTGCTTTCTAAAGACTGAAAATCTTCAGGGAGCCATAAATGCCTTTTCTCGCGTCGTAGCTCTGAATCCAGAATCATCAGATGCATGGGCAAACATGTCCACTGCTCACATGaat TTGAAGAGCATGACAAGTGCAAGGCTCTGTATAGACCAAGCGATAAAGCATAATCCGACAAAGTGGCAACTCTGGGACATTTTACTGCGCATTTCAGTTTCg TCTAGGGAAGTCCAATCTGTCTGCAACTGTATAACAAAGTTGCTAGATTTAGGAAAG AAATCGATAATCGAGCCTTGGATGGTTGCATTTTTGGTGGAGTATGACCAAAAAGTCCAACGAGACTCCACAAAAAGGTCAATTGAAGCAACTCTGAAGCACGTAACTACAGAAATTACAGATTCTGGAGAAATTTGGGAAATTTATTGCAAATATCTCAGCTTCAACAAGAACTATGAGACCGCCTTGGAAGTCACATTTAAGGAATACAGAAGTATTGAGAGTGAAATTGTATCAAAGTTGGCAGTTAAAAAGAATGATGCAGAATCTCAACGGGAACATGATGTATCTCagttgaaaaggttgaCAAACTGTCTAGGGTCAATGGTTACGCTCTTGAAACGAGCCTCTTTAGAAACTAGAAGGAAAAAGAGGGGAGATGTGATTTCAACGCTGGAAGCCATCAAAGCTAGAGTTGATGCAAGAACTCCAGAAGTTCACCAAGAGTTTCTAAAGGAAATTAATGCCCTCATTGAAACTGCAGAAGTGGAAGATGTTATTTGTGTCTATGAGGATGAAGTCGTGAATGGAGCCACTTGA
- a CDS encoding 40S ribosomal protein S15, putative (encoded by transcript BEWA_030260A) — translation MSQFGQGLVAFGPIVGRSCSLFTKLGHRSVSHVKSHIIKGIPFEKIRAQKTEWYKKAEAAFLAERAKIPQGYVGRWKHDDLSNLDPKIAQALSLRCASGRELRRARTMLIMKHLQKQPFDTGSTPVQLGCISEKVLNLRAHLIRHPKDNGRKRAMAILLSKRHRLMKRLYNEDFELYQHVCKVLSKFIA, via the exons ATGTCGCAATTTGGCCAAGGACTTGTGGCATTTGGGCCAATTGTTGGCAGGTCTTGCAGTTTATTCACGAAACTGGGCCATCGCAGCGTTTCTCACGTAAAATCGCATATCATCAAAGGTATACCGTTTGAAAAGATCAGAGCACAAAAGACCGAATGGTATAAGAAGGCTGAGGCTGCGTTTCTGGCCGAGAGGGCCAAGATACCACAGGGATACGTTGGACGCTGGAAACACGACGATCTGTCCAATTTGGACCCTAAAATCGCACAAGCGCTAAGCCTAAGATGTGCTAGTGGACGGGAATTGCGCAGAGCGCGCACAATGTTGATCATGAAACACCTGCAGAAGCAGCCGTTTGACACTGGCAGTACTCCCGTTCAAC TTGGATGCATATCTGAAAAGGTCCTGAACCTGCGGGCTCATTTGATTCGTCACCCGAAAGATAACGGCAGGAAGAGAGCAATGGCAATTCTGCTAAGCAAGAGGCACCGACTAATGAAGAGACTCtataatgaagattttgaGCTTTACCAACATGTTTGCAAGGTTTTAAGTAAGTTTATTGCGTAG
- a CDS encoding hypothetical protein (encoded by transcript BEWA_030270A), translated as MSAGELTLNINQQCGKDGDGTCKCGSNIPDIRAREETNQPVAGFTKYTHYCEYEGTFKLKKKLGGLSIIEVVGTAGGKPGPTISGVTDVAVYFWDGEPNIPILIGITKSNSKPTFYGRSKKGSPWMNGRVPNMNEQEALDNQNCHNNDAVTIDLSYGVSTDKINGSYCCSDNHGFNRITVTPVTVFCSTHSNSLTFYKHTIKGHLRLGAIKYNDGGEKSIKRITLEGRPFLPNVKAIYVFYCQKNNPLLIYIEDGNQNGVTGWFQKNGASGSNGNEKWTQTHVLGNIRPDKLTKPIDCTSEGDFKKLAKELKKLNCECLKECIRTLDPEHLGQNGVQREEVPAADLSDQVPDTESETKILLQGTPVAQMAEDAIDGERLKHLIVTPSGDSPDLPTIIGVPTAFLTTSALACFTVWKLYNRYKGDPWVRQISYRVLKNVPY; from the coding sequence atgagtgcTGGAGAATTAACACTGAATATAAATCAACAATGTGGAAAAGATGGAGATGGAacatgtaaatgtggtaGTAATATACCTGACATAAGGGCAAGAGAGGAGACTAATCAGCCGGTAGCCGGCTTTACCAAATACACTCATTATTGTGAATATGAAGGAACATTTAAGCTAAAAAAGAAGCTAGGTGGACTTAGCATAATAGAAGTAGTAGGAACAGCAGGAGGAAAGCCAGGACCAACAATCTCTGGTGTCACGGATGTTGCAGTGTATTTCTGGGATGGTGAACCTAATATACCAATCCTTATTGGAATTACCAAGAGTAATAGTAAACCTACATTCTATGGCAGGAGTAAGAAAGGTAGCCCCTGGATGAATGGTAGAGTACCTAATatgaatgaacaagaaGCTTTGGATAATCAGAACTGTCACAATAACGATGCGGTTACTATAGATCTATCTTATGGAGTATCTACGGATAAAATCAATGGATCATATTGTTGCAGTGATAACCATGGTTTTAATAGGATCACTGTTACTCCTGTGACAGTTTTCTGTTCAACCCATTCTAACTCTCTTACATTCTACAAACACACTATTAAAGGTCATTTGAGACTGGGAGCCATCAAGTACAATGATGGAGGGgaaaagagtataaagcGCATAACTTTGGAGGGACGACCATTTCTTCCAAATGTAAAAGCAATCTATGTTTTTTACTGTCAAAAGAATAACCCATTATTAATATACATTGAAGATGGAAATCAAAATGGTGTTACTGGATGGTTCCAGAAAAATGGTGCCTCCGGTAGtaatggaaatgaaaagtgGACACAAACTCATGTTCTCGGAAACATAAGACCAGATAAGTTAACTAAACCTATAGACTGTACTAGTGAAGGCGATTTTAAGAAACTTGCTAAGGAACTAAAGAAACTTAACTGTGAGTGCTTGAAAGAATGTATTAGAACCCTTGACCCAGaacatcttggacagaATGGTGTTCAACGTGAGGAGGTCCCAGCagctgacttatctgaccaggttcctgatacggagtctgagactaagattcttctacaaggtactccagtggctcaaatggctgaagatgccatagatggtgaaagactAAAACACCTTATTGTTACTCCTTCTGGAGACTCTCCTGATCTACCTACCATCATAGGAGTACCTACAGCTTTTCTTACaacttctgccttggcttgttttaCAGtatggaaactctataatcgctataaaggagatccttgggttagacagatatCCTATAGGgttttaaagaatgtaccatattga
- a CDS encoding hypothetical protein (encoded by transcript BEWA_030280A) produces the protein MPSGVTIEIDIDKKESYTNVTLATDNKPTTKDGTVLYGYCKRIYTVDKKYKIENIKKGHSELNGFNDLNLYSNVSIYYWTTKDNQIFIIQLGEDDYYDTNGGTEWNKYSYTTSHAFINDLDEWNCLLNSIHVADISQKSSNPRSSYNCPSCGSYSHRTIRINRNASKEHTHQYVRYNHEIEEGQFGTVRNDKHTILSVPEGVNSLYVYWSTGTSATRRILCYSNKGSYKWYSKYLGDTEWTEESALTQDPDTLETTPEKIQQVIQGFSTPNVIIDLKQETADSYTPKNNVLNFKVEVTGNPSQSGYYEYKHSMVGEGTFKVKSVVHGGNILDGIKSEIISSISGFYLGAEQKYDNLLIVKLTSGTEEKYYKNPHGSNWNIDNFIHQPNLLTHLDLQNCKRNNAHVPDISKAGSTTYPCYACEDSGQTVTFSASSNEVDGKYKKVVHTISSAGSNKIGAIDNSNKRQFGIKITSSVTSLTAFHYPPNNGRPLLIYLPGLSTSWYRRQDKNSNRWEEIENNAPESDNDGAKILKLLKKINGDKEGPSGGEIAGYSTAGVMTPLATAEAVNYTLDTGWSIIRRVMAIFNAAI, from the coding sequence ATGCCAAGTGGAGTAACAATCGAAATTGacattgataaaaaggaATCATATACAAATGTAACATTAGCCACTGATAATAAACCTACTACAAAGGATGGGACTGTACTATATGGATACTGCAAGCGGATATACACAGTAGATAAGAAATATAAGATagaaaatatcaaaaagGGGCATTCTGAACTAAATGGGTTTAACGATTTGAATCTGTATTCAAATGTTTCGATTTACTACTGGACAACTAAGGATAATCAGATTTTCATTATTCAACTTGGAGAAGATGATTACTATGACACTAATGGTGGTACTGAGTGGAATAAATATTCATATACAACCTCTCATGCATTTATTAACGACCTTGATGAATGGAATTGTCTACTAAATAGTATTCATGTAGCGGATATTAGCCAAAAGAGTTCAAACCCAAGGAGCTCTTACAACTGTCCTTCTTGTGGTAGTTATAGTCACAGGACTATCAGGATAAATCGTAATGCTTCCAAAGAGCATACACACCAGTATGTTCGGTATAATCATGAGATAGAAGAAGGTCAATTTGGAACTGTTAGGAATGACAAACATACAATACTTTCGGTACCTGAGGGTGTAAATAGTCTCTATGTGTACTGGTCTACAGGTACGAGTGCAACACGAAGGATTTTGTGTTATTCGAATAAAGGATCTTACAAATGGTATAGTAAATATCTTGGAGACACAGAATGGACTGAAGAAAGTGCTCTTACTCAAGATCCAGATACTCTAGAAACTACTCCTGAGAAGATCCAACAAGTTATCCAAGGTTTTTCTACTCCTAATGTGATAATAGATCTAAAGCAGGAAACTGCTGATTCTTACACCCCTAAGAACAATGTCctaaattttaaagttgaGGTAACTGGGAATCCTTCACAATCTGGTTactatgaatataaacattCAATGGTTGGAGAGGGTACATTCAAGGTCAAGAGCGTTGTACATGGAGGAAATATAttggatggtataaaatcAGAGATTATCAGCAGCATATCGGGGTTTTATTTGGGAGCAGAACAAAAATACGATAATCTCCTAATTGTTAAGCTTACAAGTGGAACTGAAGAAAAATACTACAAGAACCCTCATGGAAGCAATTGGAATATTGATAATTTTATACATCAGCCAAACCTATTGACGCATTTAGACTTACAGAACTGCAAACGTAACAATGCACATGTACCAGATATATCAAAGGCTGGATCTACTACTTATCCCTGTTATGCTTGCGAGGACAGTGGACAGACAGTCACCTTTTCTGCATCTTCAAATGAAGTGGATGGAAAGTACAAGAAAGTAGTTCACACCATATCTAGTGCTGGTAGTAATAAAATTGGTGCTATAGATAATAGTAATAAACGTCAATTTGGTATTAAGATCACTAGTAGTGTCACATCGCTTACTGCATTCCACTATCCCCCTAATAACGGAAGGCCTCTCTTGATCTACCTTCCGGGATTATCCACCAGTTGGTATAGAAGACAAGATAAAAATAGTAATAGATGGGAAGAAATAGAAAATAATGCTCCAGAGAGTGACAATGACGGTGCCAAGATTCTTAAActtttgaagaaaataaatggagataaggAAGGACCTTCTGGGGGAGAGATAGCAGGTTATAGTACTGCAGGTGTAATGACTCCATTGGCCACTGCTGAAGCAGTAAACTATACACTTGACACTGGGTGGAGTATAATTAGAAGGGTAATGGCTATTTTTAATGCTGCCATATAG
- a CDS encoding 60S ribosomal protein L6, putative (encoded by transcript BEWA_030290A) produces MKSLCSSDSLKVPPEVTISIKSRRVTVKGKHGEITRDFSHLPIDLHMSKDGKSVVIKIWFASRTRIAAIRTCLTHISNMITGVTKKYQYKMRLVHAHFPINSNVSDDGKVVEIRNFLGEKRVRVVKVLPGVLVKKSDAVKDELVLTGVDVESVSRSAALIHQSSIVRKKDIRQFLDGIYVSEKGVVDES; encoded by the exons atgaagagtttgtGTTCTTCTGATTCTTTAAAGGTGCCTCCAGAGGTCACCATTTCGATCAAATCACGTCGTGTCACCGTCAAGGGCAAACACGGCGAAATCACTCGCGATTTCAGCCACCTGCCCATCGACTTGCACATGTCCAAGGACGGGAAATCGGTCGTCATTAAAATCTGGTTCGCCTCAAGGACCAGAATCGCCGCCATTCGCACCTGCCTCACTCATATCAGCAATATGATTACCGGCGTCACcaag AAATACCAATACAAGATGCGTTTGGTTCATGCCCATTTCCCCATCAACTCCAACGTCAGCGACGATGGCAAGGTTGTCGAGATCCGCAACTTTTTGGGTGAAAAGCGCGTGAGGGTTGTCAAGGTTCTTCCAGGCGTACTCGTCAAAAAGTCCGACGCTGTCAAGGACGAGTTGGTCCTCACTGGTGTAGACGTTGAGTCTGTGTCTCGTTCAGCCGCCCTCATTCACCAATCTTCCATCGTCAGGAAGAAGGATATTAGACAATTCCTCGACGGTATCTATGTCAGCGAAAAGGGTGTCGTTGATGAATCTTAA